The window TGCTTGTACATCTTCTTGCCGGTGCGCCAGATCTCGGCGCGGCCCTTGGCCTTGTGCGTACCGGCCTGGCGCTTGTTGAGCTGCCACTGCACGCAACGTGCAATGATGTCCTGGCGCGGCTCGAGGCCGAAAATGGTGTCGGAAAGCTGGACCGAGCCGGCTTCCTTACCTTCGAGGGTGGTGACCTTCAATTCCATCTCACGCCTCCTGCGCAGCCGGAGCAGCGTCCGCTTCGCCAGCAACCTTGAACTTGCCGGGCTTCGGAGCTTCCTTTGGCAGCGGCTTCTTGACGGCGTCGCGCACGCGGATCCAGCCGCCCTTGGAACCGGGAACGGCGCCTTCGACGAGGATAAGTCCGCGCTCGACATCGAGCTGAACGACCCGAAGGTTGAGCGTGGTGATGCGGTCGACGCCCATGTGACCGGGCATCTTCTTGTTCTTCCAGGTTTTGCCCGGGTCCTGACGGCCACCGGTCGAACCGATCGAACGGTGCGAGACCGAGACGCCGTGAGTGGCGCGCAGACCGCCGAAGTTCCAGCGCTTCATGCCGCCGGCAAAACCCTTACCGACCGAAGTACCGGTGACGTCGACGAACTGACCGACGACAAAGTGGTCGGCCAGGATCTCGGCACCGACGGGGATCATCTGATCCGCGGAGACGCGGAATTCCTCGACCTGCCGCTTCGGCTCGACCTTGGCGACCGCGAACTGTCCGCGCTCCGCCTTGGGCATGTACACGGTCTTGCGGCTGCCAGAACCAAGCTGGAGCGCGACATAACCGTTTTTCTCTTCGGTGCGGTGGCCTACGACCTGGCAATTGCCGAGCTTCAGCACGGTCACGGGGATATGTTCGCCGGCCTCTGTAAAGACCCGCGTCATCCCGACCTTTTGTGCGATCACTCCGGAGCGCATCGGCGTGCTTCCTGTTCTTTCTGTCCGCTAGTGGCGAACGTGATCCAAAAATCTTAGAGCTTGATCTCGACGTCGACACCGGCGGCCAAGTCGAGCTTCATCAAAGCATCGACGGTCTGCGGGGTCGGATCGACGATGTCGAGCAGGCGCTTGTGAGTGCGCATCTCGAACTGCTCGCGGCTCTTCTTGTCGACGTGCGGCGAACGGTTGACGGTGAACTTCTCGATGCGGGTGGGCAGCGGAATGGGTCCGCGGACCTGCGCGCCGGTGCGCTTCGCCGTGTTCACGATCTCGCGGGTCGACGTATCGAGGATACGATGGTCGAACGCCTTGAGACGGATACGAATGTTTTGGCCGTTCATTGCCGTGGTCTTTCTTCAGTGGGGTGGCGAATAGCGAATAGCGAATGTCACATTCGCTATTCGCCGATCCCTATTCTCGTAATTACTCGATGATCGAGGCGACGACGCCGGCGCCGACGGTACGGCCACCTTCGCGGATCGCGAAGCGGAGCTTCTCTTCCATCGCGATCGGCACGATCAGGTGCACTTCCATCGCGATGTTGTCGCCCGGCATCACCATCTCGGTGCCTTCCGGCAGATGCACGACACCGGTCACGTCGGTGGTGCGGAAGTAGAACTGCGGACGGTAGTTGGTGAAGAACGGGGTGTGGCGGCCGCCCT of the Bradyrhizobium sp. WSM1417 genome contains:
- the rplC gene encoding 50S ribosomal protein L3, with translation MRSGVIAQKVGMTRVFTEAGEHIPVTVLKLGNCQVVGHRTEEKNGYVALQLGSGSRKTVYMPKAERGQFAVAKVEPKRQVEEFRVSADQMIPVGAEILADHFVVGQFVDVTGTSVGKGFAGGMKRWNFGGLRATHGVSVSHRSIGSTGGRQDPGKTWKNKKMPGHMGVDRITTLNLRVVQLDVERGLILVEGAVPGSKGGWIRVRDAVKKPLPKEAPKPGKFKVAGEADAAPAAQEA
- the rpsJ gene encoding 30S ribosomal protein S10; amino-acid sequence: MNGQNIRIRLKAFDHRILDTSTREIVNTAKRTGAQVRGPIPLPTRIEKFTVNRSPHVDKKSREQFEMRTHKRLLDIVDPTPQTVDALMKLDLAAGVDVEIKL